In bacterium, one genomic interval encodes:
- a CDS encoding DapH/DapD/GlmU-related protein — protein sequence MRAILLDAESPETCYPLTSTRTLAACRVGNRPLGELQQETLRDAGYGSMNDSDDRTLFIRGDVWLSRDLLAALLEAEGTVAVRNTRGIILAWTGESANAVLKAPSIPTDENTFLIAYPWDILRINELVLSHIAEYRLSGEAVPSGPITTALTLNNGARVSPGVHNDGTLLLGEGSRLLPGVYIEGTVIIGKNCKIGPNCYIRGNTSIGDNCHVGQAVEVKNSIIMDRSSMGHLSYCGDSIIAEAVNFGAGTITSNFRHDGLTHKSIIEGRLVDTKRRKFGCVMGDRVHTGIHTSIYPGRKLWPDICTLPGAVVSKDVVK from the coding sequence ATGAGAGCTATTCTCCTAGATGCCGAAAGTCCTGAAACCTGTTACCCACTGACCTCGACCCGCACCTTGGCAGCCTGCCGCGTGGGTAACCGCCCCTTGGGGGAACTTCAGCAGGAAACCCTTAGGGATGCCGGTTACGGCAGCATGAACGACTCGGATGATCGCACGCTCTTCATACGGGGAGATGTGTGGCTCTCCCGCGATCTCCTCGCCGCACTCCTGGAAGCCGAAGGCACGGTGGCGGTTCGCAATACTCGAGGCATTATCCTCGCTTGGACAGGCGAATCGGCCAACGCGGTTTTGAAAGCGCCCTCCATTCCCACTGATGAAAACACATTTTTGATCGCCTACCCGTGGGATATCCTGCGAATCAATGAACTGGTTCTGAGCCATATCGCAGAGTATCGCCTCAGCGGCGAAGCGGTCCCTTCCGGCCCCATCACAACCGCTCTCACGCTGAACAATGGCGCACGGGTCTCTCCTGGCGTGCATAATGACGGGACGCTTCTGCTGGGCGAAGGGTCGCGGCTCCTGCCGGGTGTTTATATTGAGGGCACAGTGATCATTGGTAAAAATTGCAAGATCGGCCCGAATTGTTATATCCGGGGGAACACAAGCATCGGGGACAACTGCCACGTCGGACAAGCGGTGGAAGTAAAAAACTCCATCATCATGGATCGGTCCAGCATGGGTCACCTGAGTTATTGCGGGGATTCCATCATCGCCGAAGCAGTGAATTTCGGGGCCGGCACGATCACCTCCAATTTCAGGCATGATGGGCTCACCCATAAGTCCATCATTGAGGGCCGCCTGGTGGATACCAAGCGGAGAAAATTCGGTTGCGTCATGGGCGATCGAGTCCACACCGGTATTCACACCAGCATTTACCCGGGCCGGAAATTGTGGCCGGATATTTGCACTTTACCTGGTGCCGTCGTCAGTAAAGATGTCGTAAAATAA
- a CDS encoding ice-binding family protein produces the protein MPEQLFMYLVLAVASLVPIGTLEAAGSAPVVLGSVTSFSMLADRAISSTGGGIIDGNVGLCPGTGASITGLLTNQVNGIIYTVDGTGPPGSVANPGLLSTARVDMTTAYNDAAGRFADRITKAGNIGGETLTPGLYWSASSLQITGDLTLDAGGDPNAVWIFQMGSTLITAAGAGNSRVILTNGALARNVYWQVGSSVTIGTFSEFKGTLMAAVDITLDTSCTVEGRALAGRDLVFNGQSISVIDVDTDTDHDGMPDWWEVQYGLNRNDATDATTDPDGDEVNNRDEYVSGTAPNDATSYLRIMDVRRSGTNDVAVYVYLGSNRTYRILGAEASAAVRTTLATFTNNESGVQVWTDLRVVATATQRFYRITASYGTNSYTNTVNPDFAMIVPNTLLACTWSLLGVPVDLVPPENNLNGELGRQLAVGLDAALDFSDCSDRVYIPNLDGTWKECLLVILPDGSTNWWDVGADTNANVIINPAESFWIKRCSPTATSVMTVWIGRSYTNAPPIFLTNGWTLFSWPLGSPGYHHNLGAATPPDQLGFLAAGAKGGKSGAYGMADGDELWAWSGTRWNQYWLISIGDTNYDGRWWDSAQNQFAEFSLETGKGYFYRHRGTNGFFWTPLEAPAP, from the coding sequence ATGCCTGAACAGTTATTCATGTACCTTGTGCTTGCGGTTGCGAGCTTGGTTCCGATCGGGACGCTCGAGGCGGCCGGTTCTGCGCCAGTTGTTTTGGGGTCGGTTACCAGTTTTTCGATGCTAGCCGATCGTGCAATCAGCTCAACAGGTGGCGGGATCATTGATGGGAATGTCGGACTGTGTCCTGGTACAGGGGCAAGCATCACTGGTTTGCTGACAAATCAAGTCAACGGAATAATCTATACGGTTGATGGCACTGGACCGCCGGGTTCGGTTGCCAATCCTGGGCTATTAAGCACAGCCAGGGTTGATATGACAACAGCCTACAATGATGCTGCAGGCCGCTTTGCAGATCGAATCACGAAGGCGGGGAATATCGGAGGGGAAACACTCACTCCTGGTCTCTATTGGTCCGCAAGCTCTCTTCAGATAACAGGTGATCTCACTCTTGATGCGGGTGGCGATCCGAATGCTGTTTGGATCTTCCAGATGGGTTCCACGTTGATCACGGCAGCAGGGGCGGGAAACAGCCGGGTTATCCTGACCAATGGTGCGCTTGCCAGAAATGTTTATTGGCAGGTGGGCTCTTCGGTAACAATAGGAACGTTCTCCGAGTTCAAGGGAACCCTGATGGCTGCTGTAGACATTACATTGGATACAAGTTGTACAGTGGAAGGTCGAGCCTTGGCGGGCAGGGATCTTGTATTCAACGGCCAGAGCATCAGTGTGATTGATGTGGATACAGATACTGACCACGACGGAATGCCAGACTGGTGGGAGGTTCAGTATGGACTGAACCGCAACGACGCAACTGATGCAACCACTGACCCGGACGGTGACGAAGTCAATAACCGGGACGAATACGTGAGCGGTACGGCACCGAACGACGCGACTTCTTACCTGCGAATTATGGACGTTCGGCGGAGCGGTACAAATGACGTCGCAGTGTATGTATATTTAGGTAGCAACCGGACTTATCGAATCCTCGGGGCGGAAGCCTCCGCTGCTGTCCGGACTACCTTGGCCACGTTCACCAATAACGAGTCAGGCGTCCAGGTGTGGACGGATCTGAGGGTCGTCGCGACGGCAACGCAGCGCTTCTACCGGATTACAGCGTCCTACGGCACGAACAGCTATACGAATACGGTCAACCCGGACTTTGCGATGATCGTCCCAAATACGCTGCTTGCATGTACGTGGAGTCTCCTGGGTGTGCCCGTGGATCTGGTGCCGCCGGAGAACAATCTGAACGGGGAACTTGGCAGACAACTGGCGGTGGGGTTGGATGCCGCGCTGGATTTTTCCGATTGTTCCGATAGGGTTTACATACCGAATTTGGATGGCACATGGAAGGAATGCCTCCTGGTGATCTTGCCGGACGGAAGTACTAATTGGTGGGACGTAGGGGCGGATACGAATGCGAACGTGATTATCAATCCGGCAGAATCCTTCTGGATCAAACGTTGTTCGCCTACGGCCACTTCGGTCATGACCGTTTGGATTGGCCGCTCGTATACCAACGCACCGCCGATCTTTCTGACGAATGGCTGGACACTGTTCAGTTGGCCTTTGGGCTCACCGGGGTATCATCACAATCTGGGCGCCGCCACCCCGCCCGATCAACTTGGTTTTCTGGCGGCCGGCGCGAAGGGCGGCAAGTCGGGAGCCTACGGGATGGCTGATGGTGATGAACTGTGGGCTTGGAGCGGTACCCGCTGGAATCAGTACTGGCTCATCAGTATCGGTGATACGAACTACGATGGCCGGTGGTGGGACAGCGCTCAGAACCAGTTCGCCGAGTTCTCGCTTGAAACCGGGAAAGGGTACTTTTACAGGCATCGGGGAACTAACGGGTTTTTCTGGACTCCCCTGGAGGCACCGGCACCATGA
- the glmM gene encoding phosphoglucosamine mutase, with the protein MERLFGTDGIRGQANRYPVTPEVAMQIGKALGHTLGASGHGSCKAVIGKDTRLSGYMLETALTSGLVAMGVDVMLVGPVPTPAVAHLTRSMAADVGIMLTASHNPFDDNGIKIFGNDGFKISDTIEADITNHIASGELSCEHIRSDQMGKAYRIEDARGRYIEFAKSTIKSENFEGLKIVVDCANGAAYHIAPLILKELGAKVTKTFVEPDGYNINNLCGATHPEVVAKTVLSTQSDIGIAFDGDADRVIFCDAQGTVVDGDRILAMCALDFKARGVLKNNTLVTTTMSNMGLHEAMKNAGIQLDITDVGDRLVIDRMRITGANVGGEKSGHVILMDYATTGDGIITALQILRLMRRQGATLAQLAECMQEYPQQLVSIKVKQRKPIEAIPDLVEAMEACTSDLGVDGRLIVRYSGTEPKLRILIEARQADQVSRWIEVLSAVVRKELVT; encoded by the coding sequence ATGGAACGTTTATTTGGAACTGATGGCATCCGCGGCCAGGCTAACCGCTACCCAGTGACTCCAGAAGTTGCGATGCAAATCGGCAAGGCCCTCGGTCATACTCTGGGCGCCTCCGGTCATGGCTCCTGCAAGGCTGTCATTGGCAAAGACACCCGACTTTCCGGCTACATGCTCGAAACCGCCCTCACCAGCGGCCTGGTGGCCATGGGCGTGGACGTCATGCTCGTGGGCCCAGTCCCCACCCCAGCCGTCGCCCACCTCACCCGTTCAATGGCTGCAGACGTCGGCATCATGCTCACGGCTTCACACAACCCATTTGACGACAATGGGATCAAAATATTCGGCAACGACGGCTTTAAGATATCCGACACCATTGAGGCCGACATCACCAATCACATTGCCTCCGGTGAATTGAGTTGTGAACATATCCGCAGTGACCAGATGGGCAAGGCGTACCGCATTGAAGATGCACGCGGGCGTTACATCGAGTTTGCCAAAAGCACGATCAAAAGTGAAAATTTCGAGGGCCTTAAAATCGTTGTCGATTGCGCCAACGGGGCCGCTTATCACATTGCCCCATTGATCCTGAAGGAACTGGGCGCCAAAGTGACCAAAACCTTTGTGGAGCCGGATGGCTACAATATTAACAACCTTTGCGGTGCCACACACCCCGAAGTCGTTGCCAAAACCGTTCTCAGCACCCAATCAGATATCGGCATCGCCTTTGACGGGGATGCAGACCGTGTGATTTTCTGCGATGCTCAGGGAACTGTCGTGGATGGCGACCGGATTCTGGCCATGTGCGCCCTCGATTTCAAAGCTCGCGGGGTGCTGAAAAACAATACACTGGTTACCACCACCATGAGTAACATGGGCCTGCATGAGGCCATGAAAAATGCAGGCATTCAGTTGGACATCACCGACGTGGGGGACCGACTCGTCATCGACCGCATGCGGATAACAGGTGCCAATGTCGGCGGCGAGAAAAGCGGGCATGTCATTCTGATGGATTATGCCACCACCGGTGACGGCATTATTACCGCGCTCCAGATACTCCGTCTGATGCGGCGTCAGGGAGCCACCCTCGCCCAATTGGCAGAATGCATGCAGGAATACCCCCAGCAACTGGTGAGCATCAAGGTCAAGCAGCGCAAACCGATTGAAGCGATCCCGGATTTGGTCGAAGCCATGGAGGCCTGCACCAGCGATCTGGGAGTGGATGGTCGACTGATCGTGCGTTATTCCGGCACGGAACCCAAACTTCGTATTTTGATTGAAGCGCGCCAGGCCGATCAGGTCTCGCGCTGGATTGAAGTGCTGAGCGCAGTCGTGCGAAAGGAACTGGTCACATGA
- a CDS encoding HAD-IC family P-type ATPase produces the protein MKQVTLAPLIPSQNLPSTALPPDWHAQSGEDSLNALTSKSQGLSASDAAKRLEQYGPNVLAQAKVDGPLTLIWRQINNPISWLLIGAGIIAVLLRKYTDSGVVFGAVVINAIIGFIQEYRAGKAIAALSAMVPENTTVWRDERLNTLPASGLVPGDVVQLTGGDRVPADMRLLQVKNLRVDESALTGESVPTLKNQNPVTKASVLGDRFCMTYGGTVVTQGTATGVVVATGNQTELGRINALLNQTTQLETPLTRQLAQVTKWITIAVVGLSLIILGYGVFVKHAKFDEALLTAITLAVAAIPEGLPAIITIALAIGVRRMAARQAVVRHLPAVETLGSTSVICSDKTGTLTRNEMTVQALWCERKEYRLSGIGYIPNGSLECNGQTITELPATLRELLLSGVLCNDSDLRQEDEQWTITGDPTEAALVVAGQKLDLLANDLRQHHPRLDVLPFESDTKYMATLNRGNGIDAVYLKGAPEMVVERCGLSAAETQEIKAANQALAEQGMRVLAFARRSPSPGMTQLTPEWAESGFSLLGLMGMIDPPRQEAINAIAVCHRAGITVKMITGDHHITATAIGRELGILKPGDQAMRGVDLDALSDEELIATARRCHVFARVAPEHKIKLVQALQADGNVVAMTGDGVNDAPALKRSDIGIAMGITGTAVAKDASKVVLADDNFASIAAAVEEGRRVYDNLIKALAFILPTNLSLALTLASAMFFFPAVMVAQLGTELLLPMAPSQILWINLVASIALSAPIAFEVLEPSAMRRKPRPKDTPVFSTFIIMRTAIVAIVMASGTCGLFLWDYMRRVGGLDGVIDATLHTQALAEAQTMAVTTITLFQIFYLLHCRSMRDSLSSMGWFSNPTIWIGIGGLLLLQVAFTYLPFMNTLFHSTSLDLRAWILATLVAAVILPIISLEKWILNRLARNR, from the coding sequence ATGAAACAAGTCACGTTAGCACCATTGATCCCCAGTCAAAATCTGCCATCCACAGCTCTTCCGCCTGACTGGCATGCCCAAAGCGGAGAGGACTCTTTAAACGCACTGACCAGTAAGTCACAAGGGTTAAGCGCATCCGATGCCGCAAAACGCCTTGAGCAATATGGACCCAACGTGCTGGCTCAAGCCAAAGTGGATGGCCCACTGACGCTGATCTGGCGCCAGATCAATAATCCCATTTCCTGGCTGCTGATCGGCGCCGGCATCATCGCTGTGTTGCTGCGAAAATATACCGATTCCGGGGTCGTCTTTGGCGCGGTTGTCATTAACGCGATCATTGGTTTTATTCAGGAATATCGCGCAGGAAAAGCCATCGCCGCCCTCTCGGCCATGGTCCCGGAAAATACCACGGTGTGGCGTGATGAAAGACTGAATACCTTGCCGGCCTCTGGCCTGGTGCCGGGCGATGTAGTTCAACTGACGGGAGGTGACCGTGTTCCCGCCGATATGCGCCTCTTGCAGGTCAAAAACCTGCGCGTCGACGAGTCGGCCCTTACCGGCGAATCCGTACCCACCCTCAAAAATCAGAACCCTGTCACAAAAGCGTCCGTCTTGGGAGATCGTTTTTGCATGACCTACGGCGGCACCGTGGTCACTCAAGGTACCGCCACCGGTGTGGTGGTGGCCACAGGGAATCAAACCGAACTTGGCCGTATCAACGCCTTGCTCAACCAAACGACTCAGTTGGAAACCCCGTTAACCAGACAACTGGCCCAAGTCACCAAATGGATCACCATCGCCGTAGTGGGCCTATCCCTGATCATACTTGGCTATGGCGTGTTCGTGAAACATGCAAAGTTCGATGAAGCCCTGCTGACGGCCATCACCCTTGCGGTCGCCGCGATCCCGGAAGGCCTGCCCGCCATCATTACCATTGCCCTGGCGATCGGGGTACGCCGCATGGCAGCCCGACAAGCCGTTGTCCGGCATTTGCCTGCCGTGGAAACCCTCGGTTCCACGAGTGTCATCTGTTCTGACAAAACCGGCACACTGACCCGAAACGAAATGACGGTTCAGGCCCTGTGGTGCGAAAGGAAGGAATATCGCCTCTCGGGAATCGGCTATATCCCAAACGGTTCGTTGGAGTGTAATGGCCAAACTATCACTGAACTACCCGCCACCTTGCGCGAACTCCTACTATCCGGCGTATTATGTAACGATTCCGACTTGCGGCAGGAAGATGAACAATGGACCATCACCGGAGATCCCACCGAAGCGGCTCTGGTCGTGGCAGGACAAAAACTGGACTTGCTGGCCAATGATCTGCGCCAGCACCATCCCCGACTGGATGTCCTCCCCTTTGAGTCCGACACCAAGTACATGGCCACACTCAACCGGGGTAACGGCATTGACGCCGTCTACCTCAAAGGGGCACCGGAAATGGTGGTTGAACGCTGTGGACTCTCCGCCGCCGAAACCCAAGAAATCAAGGCCGCAAATCAAGCGCTGGCCGAACAAGGCATGCGGGTGCTGGCCTTTGCCAGACGATCCCCTTCCCCGGGTATGACCCAACTGACCCCGGAATGGGCCGAATCAGGCTTTTCCCTCCTAGGACTGATGGGCATGATTGATCCACCCCGCCAGGAAGCCATCAACGCCATTGCTGTCTGCCACCGGGCGGGAATTACTGTCAAAATGATCACCGGCGACCATCATATCACCGCCACCGCTATCGGTCGTGAACTGGGAATCTTGAAGCCCGGTGATCAGGCGATGCGTGGTGTGGATCTTGACGCCCTGTCGGATGAGGAACTAATAGCCACCGCCCGACGCTGCCATGTCTTTGCACGCGTGGCTCCCGAGCATAAAATCAAACTGGTCCAGGCCTTACAAGCCGACGGCAACGTGGTGGCCATGACCGGTGACGGCGTGAATGACGCCCCCGCTCTGAAGCGTTCCGATATCGGCATCGCCATGGGCATCACGGGAACTGCGGTCGCCAAAGATGCCTCCAAGGTGGTACTGGCCGATGATAATTTTGCCTCAATTGCCGCTGCGGTGGAAGAAGGGCGGCGGGTTTATGACAACCTGATCAAAGCGCTTGCATTCATTCTGCCCACCAATCTAAGTCTCGCACTGACCTTGGCCAGCGCGATGTTCTTTTTTCCGGCGGTCATGGTGGCGCAACTGGGAACCGAATTACTCCTTCCCATGGCACCCAGTCAAATTCTGTGGATTAACCTGGTTGCCAGCATTGCGCTCTCCGCCCCGATCGCCTTTGAAGTTCTGGAGCCCTCTGCCATGCGTCGCAAACCCCGCCCGAAAGACACCCCGGTATTCTCCACCTTCATCATCATGAGAACAGCCATCGTTGCAATTGTGATGGCGTCCGGAACCTGCGGCCTCTTTCTTTGGGATTATATGCGACGCGTTGGAGGGCTTGATGGGGTAATTGATGCCACACTTCACACACAGGCATTGGCAGAAGCCCAGACCATGGCCGTCACCACCATCACTCTGTTTCAGATTTTTTATCTGCTCCATTGCCGCAGCATGAGGGATAGTCTCTCTAGCATGGGCTGGTTCAGCAATCCCACCATCTGGATTGGAATCGGGGGGCTGCTTTTATTGCAGGTCGCCTTCACCTATCTCCCCTTCATGAATACCCTGTTCCATAGCACCAGCCTGGATCTCAGGGCTTGGATTCTTGCCACCCTCGTTGCCGCTGTGATCCTGCCCATTATCAGCCTGGAGAAATGGATTCTTAACCGGCTTGCAAGAAATCGATAG